The following are from one region of the Salvia hispanica cultivar TCC Black 2014 chromosome 1, UniMelb_Shisp_WGS_1.0, whole genome shotgun sequence genome:
- the LOC125209336 gene encoding probable small nuclear ribonucleoprotein F isoform X1 produces the protein MATVPVNPKPFLNNLTGKPVMVKLKWGMEYKGFLVSVDSYMNLQLANAEEYIDGQCTGSLGEILIRCNNVLYLRGVPEDEEIEDADRD, from the exons ATGGCG ACTGTACCTGTTAACCCCAAGCCTTTCTTGAACAATTTGACTGGGAAGCCTGTCATGGTCAAACTCAAATGGGGAATGGAATACAAAG GTTTCCTCGTCTCTGTGGATTCATACATGAACTTGCAG CTTGCAAATGCTGAGGAATACATTGATGGGCAGTGCACTGGAAGCCTTGGAGAAATCTTGATCAG ATGCAATAATGTTCTGTATCTTCGCGGTGTGCCTGAGGATGAAGAGATTGAAGATGCTGACCGTGATTAG
- the LOC125200596 gene encoding acyl-CoA-binding domain-containing protein 6: MVMDNQSWYLDLNHEQWAALPVDGQRPPARYKHAATVLGEKLYVMGGSRNGRYLSDIQVFDLKNLMWSSIKLNVEANDDKSTDGAKLGAFPATSGHSMIVWNGKLLLLAGLTKESGDTVAVRFIDLESYTCGVVETFGNIPVARSGQSVTQFGSKIIMFGGEDRHRHLLNDVHVLDLETKTWSAVETTQTPPSPRFDHAAALHADRYLFIFGGCSHSVFYNDLHVLDLETMEWSKPQLQGDVVAPRAGHAGVAVDGNWYIVGGGDNKSGALETIVINMSKLAVSVVTSVKGRDPLASEGISIASASLGSESVLITYGGYNGKYHNEVFALRVKPRDYLQPKILQSPAAAAAAASVTTAYALAKPELLNFSEKEDLNSKIIPVDTSQKDISAEINSLKEEKKALELSLAEITADNSAIKTKIEEINGNHAELSKELQSVQGQLVQERSRCANLEAQIAELQKVLESLPSLEEEVQALRMEKSALESDMEHAEVQKQRSGGIWKWVAG, translated from the exons ATGGTAATGGACAATCAAAGTTGGTATTTGGATTTAAACCATGAACAGTGGGCAGCGCTACCGGTAGATGGCCAGCGGCCTCCTGCTCGGTACAAG CATGCTGCAACAGTATTGGGAGAGAAGTTATACGTTATGGGTGGAAGCCGCAATGGTAGATACCTATCTGATATACAG GTGTTCGATCTGAAAAACTTGATGTGGTCAAGTATCAAACTGAACGTGGAAGCCAATGATGATAAAAGTACAGATGGTGCCAAACTTGGAGCTTTCCCAGCAACCTCGGGTCACAGCATG ATTGTGTGGAATGGaaaacttcttcttcttgctggCCTCACAAAGGAGAGTGGTGACACCGTCGCAG TGCGGTTCATTGATCTTGAATCATACACTTGCGGTGTTGTTGAGACCTTCGGAAATATTCCG GTAGCTCGGAGTGGGCAGTCTGTTACACAGTTTGGCTCTAAAATAATCATGTTTGGTGGAGAAGATCGCCATAGACATTTACTAAATGATGTTCATGTTCTTGATTTGGAGACAAAAACATGGAGTGCTGTTGAGACCAC ACAGACACCTCCATCCCCTAGATTTGATCATGCAGCTGCTCTACATGCAGATCGCTATCTTTTCATATTCGGTGGATGCTCTCATTCAGTCTTTTACAATGACCTTCATGTGCTGGACTTAGAAACA ATGGAATGGTCCAAACCACAGTTGCAGGGTGATGTGGTTGCTCCTAGGGCTGGTCATGCTGGTGTTGCAGTTGATGGAAATTGGTATATAGTTGGTGGTGGAGATAACAAAAGTG GTGCCCTAGAGACCATTGTTATAAATATGTCAAAGCTTGCTGTATCTGTGGTTACTTCTGTGAAGGGAAGAGATCCACTAGCTAGTGAG GGTATCAGCATTGCATCTGCATCACTTGGGAGTGAGAGCGTGTTGATCACGTATGGTGGCTATAATGGGAAGTATCACAACGAg GTGTTTGCTCTGAGGGTCAAACCTAGGGATTATTTGCAACCTAAGATTTTGCAATCACCAGCAGCAGCAGCCGCCGCTGCTTCCGTTACTACTGCATATGCCTTGGCAAAACCTGAACTGTTGAATTTCAGTGAAAAAGAAGATTTGAATTCTAAGATAATCCCAGTGGATACCTCCCAGAAGGATATCTCAGCTGAAATTAACTCActcaaagaagaaaagaaggctTTGGAATTGTCACTTGCTGAGATAACAGCTGACAACTCTGCTATCAAGACAAAGATTGAAGAGATAAATGGAAATCATGCTGAGTTGTCCAAG GAATTACAGTCAGTGCAAGGACAGCTTGTTCAGGAGAGGTCAAGATGTGCCAACCTAGAG GCACAAATAGCAGAGCTACAGAAGGTGCTTGAATCACTTCCATCATTAGAAGAGGAGGTTCAAGCACTTAGGATGGAAAAATCTGCACTTGAAAGTGATATGGAGCACGCAGAAGTCCAGAAGCAGCGATCTGGTGGTATTTGGAAGTGGGTTGCTGGATAA
- the LOC125209336 gene encoding probable small nuclear ribonucleoprotein F isoform X2, translated as MVKLKWGMEYKGFLVSVDSYMNLQLANAEEYIDGQCTGSLGEILIRCNNVLYLRGVPEDEEIEDADRD; from the exons ATGGTCAAACTCAAATGGGGAATGGAATACAAAG GTTTCCTCGTCTCTGTGGATTCATACATGAACTTGCAG CTTGCAAATGCTGAGGAATACATTGATGGGCAGTGCACTGGAAGCCTTGGAGAAATCTTGATCAG ATGCAATAATGTTCTGTATCTTCGCGGTGTGCCTGAGGATGAAGAGATTGAAGATGCTGACCGTGATTAG
- the LOC125200595 gene encoding probable CoA ligase CCL5 — MVMATMEEESLQNSLHFDKKCGFDSQTGIYHSLVHLDEHQKIPTQPNLDIATYVLSHFPPPEEAERRVALIDSDTGHRITYAQLHRSITCLAAGLHHGLGVRKGDVVFVLSPNSLLYPIICLAVLYIGAVVTTANPVNTEAEIIKQVRDSGAILAIAVPSEISKLSSAGVPVLHTSRGGGGGNLSVEELIEKCEALEITEAKPNQSDTAAILYSSGTTGTSKGVVLTHSNFISVVTMMKWSTQVSKASDDVILCFIPVFHIYGLVFFALGLFSTGNTVVLMKRFDFQAMLEAIQKYKVNNIPAVPPVILGLVKHDTRRHDLTSLRRVGSGAAPLSNEVAEAFRKKFPWVELRPGYGLTESCGATTYFATDKEAKARPGSSARLLPYFSAKVVDPETGVALPPFREGELWLKSPSVMKEYLGNEEATAVTFDSDGWLKTGDLCYFDDEGYLYVVDRIKELIKHNGYQVAPAELEAILIGHPEIIDAAVIPLEDEAAGQIPVACVVRAAVDKLTEDQVIQFINSQVAPYKAIRRVSFISAIPRSAAGKILRRQLISQSKQQMPSRL, encoded by the exons ATGGTAATGGCCACTATGGAGGAAGAATCCCTACAAAATTCTCTACACTTTGATAAGAAGTGTGGTTTCGATTCTCAAACTGGAATCTATCATTCGTTGGTTCATCTCGACGAACATCAAAAGATCCCGACTCAGCCTAATCTCGACATAGCCACGTACGTGCTGTCTCATTTCCCTCCACCGGAGGAGGCTGAGAGGCGCGTTGCGCTCATCGACTCCGACACCGGCCACCGCATCACCTATGCACAGCTCCACCGGTCCATCACCTGCCTGGCTGCTGGTTTGCATCACGGGCTCGGGGTGAGGAAGGGCGATGTGGTATTCGTCTTGTCGCCTAACTCGCTGTTGTATCCAATCATATGTCTCGCTGTGCTCTACATTGGTGCCGTAGTCACCACTGCTAATCCGGTTAATACTGAAGCGGAGATCATCAAGCAAGTGCGTGATTCGGGTGCAATCCTAGCAATTGCTGTGCCCTCGGAGATTTCCAAGCTGTCTTCGGCTGGAGTGCCTGTTCTTCATACTTCGCGTGGTGGAGGAGGCGGTAATCTCTCTGTTGAGGAGCTGATCGAGAAATGTGAAGCTTTGGAGATTACAGAGGCGAAGCCGAATCAGTCTGATACGGCAGCAATTTTGTATTCTTCGGGGACTACCGGAACCAGCAAAGGAGTGGTATTGACTCATTCCAACTTCATCTCAGTTGTGACAATGATGAAATGGTCTACACAAGTATCCAAGGCCAGTGATGATGTGATCTTATGTTTCATACCTGTATTCCACATCTACGGCCTAGTATTTTTCGCGCTGGGATTGTTCAGCACGGGAAACACGGTCGTGCTAATGAAAAGATTCGATTTCCAAGCAATGCTTGAAGCTATTCAGAAATACAAGGTGAACAACATACCTGCTGTTCCACCAGTGATTCTTGGTCTGGTTAAGCATGATACAAGAAGGCATGACTTAACTTCCTTGCGACGAGTGGGATCAGGAGCGGCGCCACTGAGCAACGAGGTGGCTGAGGCGTTCAGAAAGAAGTTCCCATGGGTTGAGCTTAGGCCAGGCTACGGATTGACAGAGTCTTGCGGAGCTACTACTTACTTTGCTACTGATAAGGAGGCAAAGGCTCGCCCTGGCTCATCAGCAAGGCTGCTTCCCTATTTCAGTGCCAAGGTAGTGGACCCCGAGACTGGGGTGGCGCTTCCGCCTTTCAGGGAAGGAGAACTCTGGCTAAAGAGCCCAAGTGTGATGAAAGAGTACTTGGGAAATGAGGAGGCAACTGCTGTAACTTTTGATTCGGACGGGTGGCTCAAAACAGGCGATCTTTGTTACTTCGATGATGAAGGATATCTTTATGTAGTCGACAGGATCAAGGAATTGATCAAGCACAATGGTTATCAG GTGGCTCCAGCAGAGCTGGAAGCAATACTAATAGGCCATCCCGAAATAATCGATGCAGCAGTCATACC GCTTGAAGATGAAGCTGCAGGACAAATACCTGTCGCGTGTGTGGTCAGAGCAGCAGTTGATAAGTTAACAGAAGATCAAGTCATCCAATTCATTAATAGCCAG GTAGCGCCATACAAAGCGATTAGGAGAGTAAGTTTCATCAGTGCCATACCGAGGTCTGCTGCTGGCAAAATTCTGAGAAGGCAATTGATATCACAGAGTAAGCAACAGATGCCCTCCAGATTATGA